In a genomic window of Oceanispirochaeta sp.:
- a CDS encoding HD domain-containing phosphohydrolase — protein sequence MKTLNDGLAHRPMHVLIADDDEGVRELLEVLCGNLGYVTSSVSDGESALSAIIAEKPDLVLLDCIMPGMNGFEVIKEIKKIDSLKHIPILLLTGLTSREDRIKGITAGANDFLTKPIDEEELSLRLKNAFQIKAYQNLLENEKVLLDNLVIERTIELQTALDQTKEACTDTIYRMAILSEYRDSDTGAHIQRIGAFARILSRLAGYSEDFQEDIYYSAILHDIGKIGIPDSILLKNGSLEKEEWARMMNHTEIGAKILGNSKSSYITMAKKIAHFHHERWDGGGYPDGLTGTQIPVEARITNIVDQYDALRSDRPYKKGFSHEASIEIIFIGDGRTKPEHFDPDLLKCFMKNHLEFRDIFRKMQDDTVLIKESGLGG from the coding sequence GTGAAAACCCTGAATGATGGTTTGGCTCATAGACCCATGCATGTCCTGATTGCCGATGATGATGAAGGAGTCCGAGAGCTGCTTGAAGTTCTTTGCGGCAATCTCGGTTATGTCACCTCTTCAGTTTCAGACGGGGAGAGTGCACTTTCTGCTATAATCGCGGAAAAACCTGACCTTGTACTTTTAGATTGTATTATGCCCGGAATGAATGGATTTGAGGTTATTAAAGAAATTAAGAAAATAGATTCTTTAAAACATATTCCCATACTGCTGCTTACAGGGTTGACTTCAAGAGAGGACCGAATTAAGGGTATTACTGCCGGCGCCAATGATTTTCTGACAAAACCTATCGATGAAGAGGAATTATCTTTAAGACTGAAAAATGCTTTTCAGATAAAAGCGTATCAGAATCTGCTGGAGAATGAAAAAGTGTTATTGGATAATCTGGTAATTGAACGAACCATTGAACTCCAGACAGCTCTGGATCAGACTAAGGAAGCCTGTACTGATACTATCTATCGAATGGCCATCCTTTCGGAATACCGGGACTCTGATACGGGAGCCCATATTCAAAGAATAGGGGCATTTGCCAGGATTCTATCCCGTCTGGCGGGATATTCCGAAGATTTTCAGGAAGATATTTATTACAGTGCCATACTTCATGATATCGGGAAAATCGGTATTCCCGATTCTATTCTGTTAAAAAATGGAAGCCTGGAGAAGGAAGAGTGGGCCAGAATGATGAATCATACGGAAATAGGCGCCAAAATCCTGGGCAATTCAAAATCATCTTATATTACCATGGCTAAGAAAATTGCCCATTTTCACCATGAGCGTTGGGACGGCGGCGGTTATCCTGACGGCTTGACCGGTACTCAAATTCCGGTTGAAGCCAGAATTACCAATATAGTTGACCAGTACGATGCCCTCCGTTCAGACAGACCGTATAAAAAAGGGTTCTCTCATGAGGCTTCTATCGAGATTATTTTTATAGGAGACGGGCGTACAAAACCGGAGCATTTTGATCCTGACCTGCTCAAATGTTTTATGAAAAACCATCTGGAGTTTCGCGATATCTTCAGGAAGATGCAGGATGATACGGTGCTTATTAAAGAGTCCGGGTTAGGTGGTTAA
- a CDS encoding spermidine synthase, translating into MSQNYEELDFKKTPIGDLMLRRRRMFQLGDTDIYEVKLGEHYLMTSLFHESESQLARIGLDKTDHEELDIIVGGLGLGYTAAAALEDRHVKSLVIIEYLDAVIEWHQKHLVPLGKTLTEDSRCQIIQADFFAVSRDDTKSFNPEFPDKKYDVILLDIDHTPTHVLNQTNKHFYTEQGLSEFSRHLKKGAVFGLWADGAPEKAFCDHLAKVFSHSESHHIQFENPITGGSSEGTVYTAIRK; encoded by the coding sequence ATGAGCCAGAATTATGAAGAATTGGATTTTAAGAAAACTCCTATTGGAGATTTGATGCTTCGCAGGCGGAGGATGTTCCAGCTTGGAGATACTGATATTTATGAAGTAAAACTGGGTGAACATTATTTAATGACGAGCCTGTTCCATGAATCAGAGTCTCAGCTGGCCAGGATAGGGCTGGATAAAACAGATCATGAGGAGCTGGATATCATAGTCGGTGGATTGGGCCTCGGTTACACTGCGGCGGCCGCCCTGGAAGATAGACATGTTAAATCTCTTGTTATTATTGAGTATCTGGATGCCGTCATTGAGTGGCATCAGAAACATCTGGTACCTCTGGGTAAGACCTTAACAGAAGATTCCCGCTGCCAAATCATTCAGGCTGATTTTTTTGCAGTATCACGGGATGATACTAAAAGTTTTAATCCTGAATTTCCGGATAAAAAATATGATGTTATTCTATTGGACATTGATCACACACCGACACATGTATTAAACCAGACAAATAAGCATTTTTATACGGAACAGGGACTGTCTGAGTTTTCCAGGCACTTAAAAAAAGGAGCTGTGTTCGGTCTCTGGGCGGATGGTGCCCCAGAGAAAGCTTTTTGCGATCATTTGGCAAAAGTGTTCAGTCATTCAGAGTCCCATCATATTCAATTTGAAAATCCGATTACAGGAGGCTCTTCCGAGGGTACTGTTTATACGGCTATAAGAAAGTAA